In Pongo abelii isolate AG06213 chromosome 5, NHGRI_mPonAbe1-v2.0_pri, whole genome shotgun sequence, a single genomic region encodes these proteins:
- the LOC112133787 gene encoding small ribosomal subunit protein eS27-like has protein sequence MPLAKDLLHPSAEEKMKHKKKHLVQSPNSYLMDVKCPGCYKIITVFSHAQMVVLCVGGSTVLCQPTGGKARLTEGCSFRRKQH, from the coding sequence ATGCCTCTCGCAAAGGATCTCCTTCATCCCTCTGCAGAAGAGAAGATGAAACACAAGAAGAAACACCTGGTGCAGAGCCCCAATTCCTACCTCATGGATGTGAAATGCCCAGGATGCTATAAAATCATCACCGTCTTTAGCCATGCACAAATGGTAGTTTTGTGTGTTGGCGGCTCCACTGTCCTCTGCCAGCCTACAGGAGGAAAAGCAAGGCTTACAGAAGGATGTTCCTTCAGGAGGAAGCAGCACTAA